In Nicotiana tabacum cultivar K326 chromosome 17, ASM71507v2, whole genome shotgun sequence, one DNA window encodes the following:
- the LOC107774053 gene encoding SPX domain-containing protein 4 isoform X1: protein MKFGKEFTTHLEETLPEWRDKYLCYKPLKKLLKHHLRSSPATGDNLPDGGDNPPPLPPPPPPHLQDWFVRILNEELNKFNDFYVDKEEEFIIRFQELKERIERVKEKSGRDGVLTKDSEFSDETMGIRKDFVAIHGEMVLLKNYSSLNFAGLVKILKKFDKRTGGLLRLPFTQLALDQPFFTTEPLNRLVRECEENLELLFPLEAEVVESDATEEGPTGGTTSYASNISPALPLGEENVDIYRSTLAAIKAIQGLKKASSTYNPLSFSYIFGDQDNDSTGAITAENSDSDQLVASQNDKETDQEDSHPPE, encoded by the exons AGGGACAAGTATTTGTGCTACAAGCCCTTGAAGAAGCTTCTCAAGCACCACCTCCGTTCTAGCCCTGCTACCGGCGATAATCTTCCCGACGGCGGCGACAATCcccctcctcttcctcctccgcCTCCCCCGCACTTGCAGGACTGGTTCGTCAGAATTCTCAATGAGGAACTCAACAAATTCAACGATTTCTACGTCGATAAAGAGGAGGAATTTATTATTCGCTTCCAG GAATTGAAGGAGCGAATTGAAAGAGTAAAGGAGAAGAGTGGTAGAGATGGAGTTCTCACAAAAGACAGTGAATTTAGTGATGAGACGATGGGAATACGTAAAGACTTTGTTGCCATACACGGGGAGATGGTTCTTCTAAAAAATTATAGCTCTCTAAATTTTGCAG GTCTTGTTAAgattttgaagaagtttgataAACGAACTGGGGGATTGTTGCGTCTTCCTTTCACACAACTTGCTCTTGATCAACCCTTCTTTACAACAGAACCTCTAAATAGATTAGTCCGTGAGTGTGAGGAAAATCTCGAGCTCCTATTTCCTTTGGAAGCAGAAGTTGTTGAATCAGATGCTACTGAAGAAGGGCCAACAGGAGGAACTACTTCTTATGCTTCAAATATTTCTCCAGCATTGCCACTTGGGGAAGAAAATGTGGATATATATCGAAGTACACTTGCTGCAATCAAAGCCATTCAGGGGCTGAAAAAGGCAAGCTCCACATATAATCCACTATCATTCTCATATATCTTTGGTGACCAAGATAATGATAGCACGGGCGCTATAACGGCAGAGAACTCTGATTCAGACCAGTTGGTTGCCTCTCAGAATGATAAAGAGACAGATCAAGAGGATTCCCATCCACCAGAATAG
- the LOC107774053 gene encoding SPX domain-containing protein 4 isoform X2 yields MKFGKEFTTHLEETLPEWRDKYLCYKPLKKLLKHHLRSSPATGDNLPDGGDNPPPLPPPPPPHLQDWFVRILNEELNKFNDFYVDKEEEFIIRFQELKERIERVKEKSGRDGVLTKDSEFSDETMGIRKDFVAIHGEMVLLKNYSSLNFAEPLNRLVRECEENLELLFPLEAEVVESDATEEGPTGGTTSYASNISPALPLGEENVDIYRSTLAAIKAIQGLKKASSTYNPLSFSYIFGDQDNDSTGAITAENSDSDQLVASQNDKETDQEDSHPPE; encoded by the exons AGGGACAAGTATTTGTGCTACAAGCCCTTGAAGAAGCTTCTCAAGCACCACCTCCGTTCTAGCCCTGCTACCGGCGATAATCTTCCCGACGGCGGCGACAATCcccctcctcttcctcctccgcCTCCCCCGCACTTGCAGGACTGGTTCGTCAGAATTCTCAATGAGGAACTCAACAAATTCAACGATTTCTACGTCGATAAAGAGGAGGAATTTATTATTCGCTTCCAG GAATTGAAGGAGCGAATTGAAAGAGTAAAGGAGAAGAGTGGTAGAGATGGAGTTCTCACAAAAGACAGTGAATTTAGTGATGAGACGATGGGAATACGTAAAGACTTTGTTGCCATACACGGGGAGATGGTTCTTCTAAAAAATTATAGCTCTCTAAATTTTGCAG AACCTCTAAATAGATTAGTCCGTGAGTGTGAGGAAAATCTCGAGCTCCTATTTCCTTTGGAAGCAGAAGTTGTTGAATCAGATGCTACTGAAGAAGGGCCAACAGGAGGAACTACTTCTTATGCTTCAAATATTTCTCCAGCATTGCCACTTGGGGAAGAAAATGTGGATATATATCGAAGTACACTTGCTGCAATCAAAGCCATTCAGGGGCTGAAAAAGGCAAGCTCCACATATAATCCACTATCATTCTCATATATCTTTGGTGACCAAGATAATGATAGCACGGGCGCTATAACGGCAGAGAACTCTGATTCAGACCAGTTGGTTGCCTCTCAGAATGATAAAGAGACAGATCAAGAGGATTCCCATCCACCAGAATAG